The following DNA comes from Gemmatimonadota bacterium.
GTCACCCGGAAGCCAAGTTCTTCGGCGAAGTGCGACAGCCCTTCATTGAGCCAGAGGTCCTCGTCGGAACCGCCGCGGATCAGCACGTGCTGGTTGTACGAGATCATGTGCTGGAATTCGTGGATCAACGTCGGCGGCAGTGACGTGAGCTCGCGGGTCCGCGTGACCGCGCTGCAGCCGGCCGTGGCTGGCTTCGGCGCAAAGGCGTAGAACACTTCGCGACGATTCGACCCAGGCGCACCGGCGAGGAGATCGTTGCCGAAGAAGTAGCCGATGACGCGCCCGCTGCTGCAATCGGGGGTGAGGTCATTGACGGCGTCGGTGATCAGGATCGCGACGCGAGCATCACCATTGATGTCGGATTCACGTCCGAAGGCCGTGGTATCGGCGGGATAGAGATAGTCGTCGAAGACGGTGCCGAGCTGATCGAAGTCCGCCTGCGTGAGCGCGTCGGCGCCAGCCGGCAACTGGTCATCGAGGTAGATAACCCCCGCGCGGCCGACATACCGGACCGTGGCCCCGACCCGTGCGAACGAATTGCAGGCGACCACCTTGCAGACCGAGAACGAGTCGCGATCACCGAAGATCGGAATCGTGAGCGCCGCGGGCGGGGCCCAGGCATTCAGCAGCTGTGCGGCGCCGCTGGTCGCGAGGCGATGCTCGATGCTGCGGAGGTTCTGATGGAAGGCATCGGCGCCGCCGTGGACAAATGGGGCGGTGCCGGGGAGTTCTGCGAGCGACGGGAGTTCCGAGACGGCCGCCGCGGTAAGTGCCGCAGGATCCGACTGGAGCGCGTACGTTGCCGCCGAACCGCTGTTCGACTCGGTGCCGTTCCCGGCATATGCCACCAGCAGATACTCGCTGGCCGCCGCGCTCCCTGGCAGCCGGATGCACGCCGTCTCATTGGAGACATTGAGGATCCGGTATTCGCCCACATTGAGCGTGATTGGCGTCGGGACGGAGCAGAGCGGCTCAACCGTGCCCGGGCCGGTCGGCGAGCTGCCACACGCAGCGAGCCACACCACCGGGAGGGCGAGGAAAAGCGGGGACGCAGCGCGCATTCAGCGGACTCCGGCGGGGCGATGAGGAAGCGACGTAAGCCTAAGCAGGGCAACGACTTTTGACAATCTCAACCGATCGGGATACGATTCTCCGGTGACACCTGCTGCTTGGCTGGACTCGCTCTCCTTCGACGCCTCCGGACTCCTCCCCGTGGTGGCTCAGGATGCCCATACCGGCGACCTCCTGATGGTCGCCTGGGCCAACCGCGAAGCACTCGCCCGAACCGCCGCCACCGGAGAGGCCCACTACTGGAGCCGCTCGCGGGAGGCCATCTGGCGCAAAGGTGAGACCAGCGGACATACCCAGCGGGTCACCCAGCTCCGGATCGACTGTGACGGCGATACCGTCCTCTACCGCGTCGTCCAGGAGGGCCCCGCCTGCCACACCGGCGCCCCGACCTGCTTCGCCCGCCAGGTGGCCCCCGACGGCAGCGTCACACCGGGGAACGATCCGGGGGGACACCTCCTCACCCGCCTGGCGAGAACCATCGCCCTCCGGCAGGAAGATCGCCCGGCCGGATCGTACACGACCACCCTCTTCGAACGCGGCTTGCCGAAGATTTCGCAGAAGGTCGGCGAAGAAGCCATCGAGGTAATCGTCGCAGCGCACGCCGAGTCCGATGAGCGACTCGCCAGTGAAGCAGCCGATCTACTCTACCACCTTCTCGTCCTCCTTGAGGTACGGGAAGTGTCATTCGACGCCGTGCTCGCCGAGCTGGCCAAGCGGGAGCGCTAAGCCATGGCGTTCGCGCACCTGCACACCCATAGCGAATACTCGCTGCTCGACGGCGCCAACCGGCTCCCCGAGCTGGTGAAGCACGTCAAGTCGCTCGGGATGGATTCGCTCGCGGTGACCGACCACGGCAACCTGCACGCGGCCCGCTCCTTTTACGACGAAGCCCGCAAGCAGGGGATTCGTCCGATCCTCGGCTTCGAGGCCTACCTCGCCTTCGGGCCGCGGACGGTGCAGGCCAAGCCAGCGTGGGCCCCGGCGCAGTATTCCCACCTGGTGCTTCTTGCCCGTAACGCCACCGGCTACAAGAACCTCATCAAGCTGAGCAGTATCGGCTACGTCGAGGGTTTCTATCGTCGGCCGCGCATCGATCGCGAAGTCCTCGAACGTCACAAGGAAGGGATCGTCTGCCTCGCCGCCTGCATGTCGGGCGAAGTGGCACTCTGGCTGCGGCAGGGCCGCTACGACAAGGCGAAGGAGTCGGCCGAGTATTTCGCGTCGCTCTATGGTCGCGATGCCTTCTATCTCGAGATCCAGGATCACGGCATCCCCGAAGAAGCGATCGTGACCAAGGGGATGCTCGAACTGGGCAAGGAACTCGGGTTAGGCGTGGTCGCCACCAACGACGCGCACTACCTCAAGCGCGACGATGCCGAAGCGCACGACGTGCTGCTGGCGATCGGGACCGGGGCCGACCTCGATGACCCCAAGCGGTTCCGCTTCACGGGCAACGAGTCATACGTGAAGAGCGAAGTCGAGATGAAGCAGCTCTTCCCCGACAACATCGACGCGCTCGAGCTGACGCAGATCGTCGCGAATACCTGCGAATTCGATTTCGAGAAGCGCTACTTCGTGCCGGCCTTCCCGATGCCGTCGGAATACAGCAGCGAGGCCGAACTGCTGCGCGATCTCGCCGAAGCAGGCGCGGTGCGGCGCTATGGCGCGCCGCTGCGAGACGATGTCCGCACTCGGCTCGACTTCGAGCTGTCGGTCATCAACACCGCCGGCTACGCGGGCTACTTCCTCATCGTCGCCGACTTCATCGATGCTGCGCGGGCGCGAGACATTCCGGTGGGACCGGGCCGTGGCTCAGCCGCTGGCTCCATCGTCGCATACGCCCTCGGCATCACCAACGTCTGCCCGCTGGAGTTCGATCTCCTCTTCGAGCGTTTCCTGAATCCGGAACGCGTGTCGATGCCCGACATCGACGTCGACTTCTGCTTCGAACGTCGTGGCGAGGTGATCGAGTACGTGCGGGAGCGGTACGGCCGCGAGTCGGTCGGCCAGATCATCACCTTCGGGACGATGAAGGCGCGCGCCGCCGTGAAGGATGTGGCGCGGGTGCTCAAGGTGCCGCCCGGCGAGGCCGACAAGCTCACCAAGCTGATTCCGTCGGGGCCGGCGTTCTCGATGACGATTCCGGAAGCGGCCGAGAAGATCGACGAACTCAAGGCCGCCCTCAAGGAAAACGAGACCTACCGCCGGGTCTTCCAGTACGCCTCGCGCATCGAGGGGCTGTCGCGGCACGCGTCGGTCCATGCAGCCGGCGTGGTGATCGCCCCGGGTCCGCTCTCCGACTACGTGCCGGTCTGTACCGCACCGACCAAGGGCTCGGGTGCGAGTGCCGACGGCGCCGATGCGATCATCTGCCAGTACGAGATGGGCGCGCTCGAAAAGGTCGGCATGCTCAAGATGGACATGCTCGGCCTCAAGACCCTCACCGTGATCTATGACGCGGTGAAGATGATCAAGCAGCGCAACAACATCGAACTCGATATGGACACGCTCGCGCTCGATGACCCGGCGGTGTACGAACTGCTGCGGCGCGGTCGCACGGCCGGCGTTTTCCAGTTCGAATCGCCGCTGGCGACCGACACCCTGCGGCAGATGAAGTGCGACCGCTTCGACGACCTCGTCGCCTCCAACGCCTTGCTGCGCCCGGGCCCGCTCGATGCGGGGATGCACACCGTCTTCATCCGCCGCAAGCTCGGCCAGGAGGCGGTGAGCTATCCGCATCCGTCGCTCGAACAGATTCTCGCACCCACGTATGGCGTCATCACCTATCAGGAACAGCTGATGCGGATCGCCAACGTGCTCGCGGGCTTCTCGCTCGCCGAAGCCGACGTGCTCCGGAAAGCGGTCGGCAAGAAAGATGCGGAGCTGATCAAGAAGGAGCTGGAGAAGTTCGTCACCAAGGCGATGGCGCTGGGGCATCCGAAAAAGCTCGCGACCGAACTCGCCGGCCAGATCGAGACCTTCGGCCGCTACGGCTTCAACAAGTCGCACTCGGTGGCCTACTCGGTCCTGTCGTATCAGACGGCGTGGCTCAAGGCGCACTACCCTGCCGAATTCATGGCAGCACTGCTCTCGTCCGAAATCGGCAATACCGACAAGGTGGTCCAGTACATCAATGAAGCCCGCGAACTCGGCCTCGAAGTGCTGCCGCCGGATGTGCACGAGTCCGGCTTCAAGTTCACCGTGGTCGGCGAGAAGCGCCTCCGCTTCGGGCTGGGCGCCGTGCGCAACGTCGGTGGCGGCGCGATTGACTCGATCATCGCGGCGCGCGCCGACGGCCAGTTCACCTCATTCTTCGATTTCGTGAAGCGGGTCGACACCCGCCTCTGCAACAAGCGGGTCTTCGAGTCGCTCATCGCGGCCGGCGCCTGCGATTCCTTTGGCGCGCATCGGGCGCAGCTGCAGGCCACGCTCGATCAGGCGCTCGGCGAAGCGCAGATCCTCCAG
Coding sequences within:
- the dnaE gene encoding DNA polymerase III subunit alpha, yielding MAFAHLHTHSEYSLLDGANRLPELVKHVKSLGMDSLAVTDHGNLHAARSFYDEARKQGIRPILGFEAYLAFGPRTVQAKPAWAPAQYSHLVLLARNATGYKNLIKLSSIGYVEGFYRRPRIDREVLERHKEGIVCLAACMSGEVALWLRQGRYDKAKESAEYFASLYGRDAFYLEIQDHGIPEEAIVTKGMLELGKELGLGVVATNDAHYLKRDDAEAHDVLLAIGTGADLDDPKRFRFTGNESYVKSEVEMKQLFPDNIDALELTQIVANTCEFDFEKRYFVPAFPMPSEYSSEAELLRDLAEAGAVRRYGAPLRDDVRTRLDFELSVINTAGYAGYFLIVADFIDAARARDIPVGPGRGSAAGSIVAYALGITNVCPLEFDLLFERFLNPERVSMPDIDVDFCFERRGEVIEYVRERYGRESVGQIITFGTMKARAAVKDVARVLKVPPGEADKLTKLIPSGPAFSMTIPEAAEKIDELKAALKENETYRRVFQYASRIEGLSRHASVHAAGVVIAPGPLSDYVPVCTAPTKGSGASADGADAIICQYEMGALEKVGMLKMDMLGLKTLTVIYDAVKMIKQRNNIELDMDTLALDDPAVYELLRRGRTAGVFQFESPLATDTLRQMKCDRFDDLVASNALLRPGPLDAGMHTVFIRRKLGQEAVSYPHPSLEQILAPTYGVITYQEQLMRIANVLAGFSLAEADVLRKAVGKKDAELIKKELEKFVTKAMALGHPKKLATELAGQIETFGRYGFNKSHSVAYSVLSYQTAWLKAHYPAEFMAALLSSEIGNTDKVVQYINEARELGLEVLPPDVHESGFKFTVVGEKRLRFGLGAVRNVGGGAIDSIIAARADGQFTSFFDFVKRVDTRLCNKRVFESLIAAGACDSFGAHRAQLQATLDQALGEAQILQQEAAAGQESLFGDVVAATKVEHSMPDVPPWTEAERLAKEKEILGFFISGHPLERYRPLVELFGTRTTATLSEWSEHQLAIAAVITAVKRQISKKTGKEYARVTLEDFHGTAEAIVFPEAWAKLNQVIQVDNAMLLNGGYSARDRGEDSAPFVVEGARPLAEIEAAGMLGIAIRWTAPLAPATETVRAAARLCSAHPGPSPLYIDWSDGNGTAVRLKARRLRLEPHEETLRALRDLFGGDAVSFIRAG
- the hisIE gene encoding bifunctional phosphoribosyl-AMP cyclohydrolase/phosphoribosyl-ATP diphosphatase HisIE, giving the protein MTPAAWLDSLSFDASGLLPVVAQDAHTGDLLMVAWANREALARTAATGEAHYWSRSREAIWRKGETSGHTQRVTQLRIDCDGDTVLYRVVQEGPACHTGAPTCFARQVAPDGSVTPGNDPGGHLLTRLARTIALRQEDRPAGSYTTTLFERGLPKISQKVGEEAIEVIVAAHAESDERLASEAADLLYHLLVLLEVREVSFDAVLAELAKRER